The genomic DNA ACACCTCAGTGTcgggcacagggcctggcacttgtCTCCTGCTTGAGTTGTGCTCAGTAAGTGTCtgtggaatgaaggaagaaatgaatgtataaatgaaACCAAGGCCACAGCTGCTGTGGGGTTTTAGGTGACTCTCTGAGAACGATCTCTCCCTTCTTTAGGCCGGGAAGACTCAGATAAATTTCTGGAACAAAGGAACAGAGTTCTGAGTGATTTATGTGCACCTTCATTTTATCCTAACAGCCCTCTGAGGTCAGATGTAGTATCTCTATCCTGCTGAAACTGAGGTTGGGAGAGACTGACACCCACAGTGTGACAGGGCCAAAATTAAACCTAGATCCATCGACTCCCAAGCCTATGTTCTTGTGATGCCACATGTTCTTGAATTAGAAACCTCAGGTAGTGATGAGATAGGGATGCAAGGCCAAGAACACAGGCCTACTGGGGGAATCCAAGCACTTGGGTCTTCTCTGCgcttcattttttcccatctgGGAAAGCTCTGTAAGGCATCCAGTAGTGTTTGGAGACAGAGGGCTCTACCTCTGGCCACTACTGAGGACCTGAGTCAGATGTCAGCCCTGGGGAATTTCCCCACGGGTCCTGTCCACCAGGCAAACCCCAGATGAAGGCGGGCCGACCATGGGATGCGGGAGTGGGCTTTTCCACAGACACCAAGGGCCACGGTGCCAGCCACTCAAGATGAAACATTGTGCATGCTTTGGGGGCTTTGGGATACTTCTGGGGGTAGCAGGATCTCCAGAGACTAGCACTCAACCAGACTCCACCATGGTAGAGTGATTAGTCAGCTCCTGGGTCTGTGTCTGAAGCAAAGAAACAACCAACTTAGCGACTGGCTTCCAAGGATGGATAGAAGAaaggagaacattccaggcagggaGCAAAGCAGAAGCCAAGGCCAGGAACCCAGACTAATGGGTTACAAGACTGGAAAAGGGCTGGCCTCTGATGTGTCTGCTTCTCCCATGTGTGAGGCTCAAGTGAGTTGTGTTTGAAGAATTACGAAAAAACGCTTGGATCGCAAGTCTAAACTCAACATGGtatatctctgtttttatttattaacaataatgttttacttattctgtgccagatactgttccaaatgctttataaatacaTTGACTTACTCAATTCTCATAGGAGTAGGTTCTATTATCCCCATTctcagatgagaaagctgaggtacAGATTACGTGACTTGCCGATGGTCATAGAGATTGTAAGCCACAGAACTGCGATCTGAATtcagtctggctccaaagtctgAACCATTATACCAGGCCAAGATAAAaggttttcaacatttaaaagtcTTTCTGATACACGTTTTTCCTGGTTTTAGTTTTATGCAGGCATACCCAACACCATGCTAAGTGAGAGTTGTACCTATTTCCTGCAACCCTTCTAGAGAGTAATTATTGTTGCCCAGCTTCACAGAAGAGTTAGACCCTCAGGGTAAAACGTGAGCTGGGATTCAGgcctaggtttttgtttttgtttttgttttcccctacAATCTATGACATAACTATTCTGCCATAAGGAGCCTCGTGGAGTATTTCTTTCCAACACAATACCCCGGTGCTAGATTAGGTTTGAGGGTTACAACGGAAAGGGGCTGccaaggtgggggtgggctgAAGGCCCTCTGGGACCCACAGTTCCTGGGCGTCCCACTCagtctgcctcctgcccccagtCTAAATGAAAAGAGGGAGCCGAACTAAACATGCTGCTCCTTGTAGTTGAGGCCATCAGGGACCATGGCCACACCCGAAGCCCCGTGGTCGTTCTGTCCCTCTACGCATTTTTtcgaagattttatttttaagtaatctctacacccaacatggggctcgagttgacaacctcaagatcaagggTCACTCGCTCctctgactcagccagccaggcgcccctgtcctgcGCACTCTTTGCtacctcctctctttctctgcaccctcaccCTATCTGTGCTTAAAACAGATGTCCACCTCGAAGGAGAAAACCGAGGTTCTAGCGGGCTACTCGTTGCTCCGAGGTCCCGAGAAATGGCTGGACTTCCGTGTGAGTGTTGGGCTAAGCGGCTCCCATCACCTGCCGCATCCCACAAGCTGCAGAGCGCCCGCTTTCCAGCTCTGCCAAAAGAGCCTGAGGGCGGGGGCCGCCATCTTGGCGCCGCCTCCGAGAGCCTTTGCCCGCCCTGGGGGGGTGCCCGCGCGTGCGCGGACCGCGGGGGGCGTGGCGAAGGGCGCGGGGGCGAGGCCTGAGGAGGCGCGGGGCAGTGACGCAACGCGCCCCTAGTGGCGGGTGTCTTCGCGCCTTCGCTCTGTAGCCTCTGGATTCCGTTTCCACGGTTACGGCGGCGCGAGGCTCGGTCCCAGGTAAGATCCGGGTGGAACGGAAACGTGATACTTGAGGGACCGAAGGCAGCAAGGCTTAGGGGAACGGGGAAGCGGGACCTGGGCTCGGGGTCGGGGGAGGTCTAACCTTTCGCCCCTGTGCGTGCCCCCACCGCGGGCTCTGGTTAGCTCTGCCCGGCGATTCCCCAAGGATGCTGTCCCGCCCACTAGTGTTCTTCTGCCCCACGAACTGTCCTGGACCCCCACAACCCCTCTTCCCGAGTCTCCCAGCTGCTGACCTCACTCTTCTCTGTCGCCAAGTCACTGACATGCAGCTGTTTGTCCGTGCCCGGGAGCTGCACACTCTTGAAGTGACCGGCCTGGAGACAGTTGCCCAGATCAAGGTAAAGGTGATAGTGTATCCCTGAGCTTCCCTAACCCATGTGCCCTGTGCCTGGCTTCCTGTGACTTCCCCGGAGAACACTCTTgaccctccctttcttccctagGCTCATGTGGCCTTCCTGGAGGGCCTCACCACTGAAGACAAAGTCGTGCTTCTGGCAGGTTCTCCCCTGCAGGATGAAGCCACCCTGGGTCAGTGTGGGGTAGAAGCCCTGGCAACCCTGGAAGTGGTTGGCCGAATGCTAGGAGGTGAGTCGGGCTGCAAGAGGCCAAAAGGTACCATGGGGTTCTTTATGATCCTTACACTGACTCACTTGGTTTGCCTTTCGCAGTGTCTAGCATATTTTGCCTTAATTTACCGTGTCTAAAAGTCGGCCGATTTTGTGTTAAAATACAGTATCTGGCTTTGCTTCAGCGATTGGGTAGATCTGGTGGCAGGGGGGCCTGTGTTCCCACATGCTAACAATCTGCCCCGGCTGAGTCGTGGCCGTGCCCTTTGGAAGGCTTTACAGTTTGCTGCAGgttccattcctccctcctccactcctcgGAACCAATGTCAGTCACCATTTTATCTTCAGGCTTGTGGTGGTGTTTCTCTACAGTAAAGAAAAGTGAACTCTGTTTTTGTACCCGTTTCTCTGTCAAAAGTGGGAAAACGAAAGATGGATCGAGAGCATCGCATGTTTCAAGAAAAGTGGGAACGAGCGTATTTCTTTGTGGAAGTTAAGAATAGCCCTGTGTGTTTAATATGTAACCAGACTTTGTCTGTGTCAAAAGAATACAACTTAAGACGCCATTACGAGACAAACCATAGTAAGCACTTTGACCGGTATACGGAAGAGATGCGTGATGAGAAACTTAATGAACTAAAGAAAGGACTAAACTTTCTTCAGCATCTGTcatcaaatacaaataaactaaGTGATGCTGCCGTGAAATGCAGTTATGTCATAAGTGAGAAAATTGCCCGGGCATCAAAACCTTTTACAGATGGTGAGTTTATAAAAGACTGTCTCTTGAGTGCTGCGGAAATCCTGTGTCCAGAGCAGAAACCAGCATTTGCCAACATAAGTCTAACTGGAAACACTGTTGCTCAGCGAGTAAAAGATATGG from Panthera tigris isolate Pti1 chromosome D1, P.tigris_Pti1_mat1.1, whole genome shotgun sequence includes the following:
- the LOC102949435 gene encoding putative ubiquitin-like protein FUBI-like protein ENSP00000310146 isoform X3, translating into MLSRPLVFFCPTNCPGPPQPLFPSLPAADLTLLCRQVTDMQLFVRARELHTLEVTGLETVAQIKAHVAFLEGLTTEDKVVLLAGSPLQDEATLGQCGVEALATLEVVGRMLGVKKSELCFCTRFSVKSGKTKDGSRASHVSRKVGTSVFLCGS